A segment of the Chryseobacterium scophthalmum genome:
CGCATTAATCAATATTATCGTTTCTAATTTATTGCGAAATGCTATTTTTCACAATATAAAATCCGGAAAAGTGGAGGTGAAAATTGATGCTAAAAAATTAAATGTTCTCAATACCGGAACGGATCATTCTTTAAGCCATGAAAAGATATTTACACGTTTTCAGAAATCTGAGCAACATCAATCAGGAAGCGGGTTGGGATTGGCGATTGTAAAAGCCATTGCAGAATTGTATGATTTTTCAGTTTCTTATGATTTTAAAAATGGAATGCATGAATTTTCGGTAAATTTTTAATGCGTTATTTTTTTTAACGCAAAGATTTTCTTGTCTTTCTTAAAATTTAAGGAGTAAAGAATAATCAATAAAATTGATTTTAAGCGTACCTTATTTTCAAGCTTCATGAGCGACTTGTCGCAACCTTTGCTTCTTAGATTTCACTTTTTATATAAATCTTTGCGTTTAAATAATCTTCATTATTCTTTAGGTTTAATAAAAACTACTTTTTACTTTTAAACAAATTCCCATTTCTTTCCAGATTTCTTCCCAAAATTTTCCCGATTCGTACCGTTGATTTGCTGTATGAAAACAACAAAACTAATTTTAACAATAGGAGTTTTAAACATTTTAGGATGCTTTTCGGTATTCGCACAAACACAGTCTAAACCTGTAAAAGTATCTCATGCGGAACCTATTTTTCAGGATTTGGTGAGAGACCTTGGCGCAAGAAAAGGCGAAAAAGAATTTAATTTGGGAGCAGATTTTTCAAGTGGGAAAAATTACAGAGAAAACGGATATTTGGCCGAATATGAATTTGCACCGATGAATCGGTTAGGTTTAGAAGTAGAAACTGATTTCTCTTTTTTCAGTCCGAAAAATAATGCAACCAAAGAACAGATTCCCGGAAACCGATTAGACGGACTCAGACTTTCTGCGCAATATACTTTTTTTGTTTCGGAAAAATCTCAGACTTCTTTGGCTTTAGGGTATACTCAGGTGATAGAATTTACAGATTTCAAAAATTATGGAAAAGGAAAATTCATTACGGGTTTAGTGTACAGTCCGTTTTTTATAGCAGCTAAAAAATGGGGTTCTCATATTCACACTTTGGTTTACACCTATCCGATGATTCAGCATCAATTGGGAGAAAATCACACTCCGGTCGATTGGCAAATCAATAGTTCGGTGATGTACTCTTTACCCAATTCAGGTCATTTTATCGGGATGGAAGTCAATAAAGAAATCAGTCACGGCAAAATGTTGGTGACGCTCCGTCCGCAAGTAAAGATTAAGCTTGATTCTCATTTTGCAGTAGGAATTGTTACTGGAATTCCAGTTTCTCATCAAGATGAAAGTATCTCTTCATTTTTCAGATTGGTGTATGAACTTTGATTTTTTGTTCCGTTTTCAAAAGGTCACAGGTTTTCAAATCATAATTCTAAAAAATTCACAAAATCAATCCTAAAATTAATCAACAGGAACGGTTGTTCCCAAATGTTTCCAGAATCATGTCGGAAATTAGCACTATAAAAAATTTACATTATGAAAAATTTAATTTTAACAATCAGCATTTTAGGTTTAAGTATTACCAATATTTCAGCACAGGATATTCGTCAGAGCGAAGTTCCTTCGGTGATTTTAAATCATTTTCAAAAATCTTTTCCAAAAGCAGCCGATATCGACTGGGAAATTAAAGGAAATTATTACGAAGTAGAATTTGAAACCGGATTTTTAGGCGATGATCATAAAATTTTATATTCTAGAGACGGAAAACTGGTAAGACATGAAGAAGAAATCTCAAAAAGTAATCTTCCAAAAACCGTTTTAGCTTCGATTAAAAGGTCATTTAATGGTTATAGAACTGATGACATTAAAAAAATTACTGAAGGCGGAAAAGTCATTTACAACGTAGAATTGAAAAATTATTCTCAGGAATGGAAAGTTGTTTTTGATGAACAGGGAAGAATTTTGCAAAAAAAAGAAGATTAAAATGAGGAAGTTTTTGGTCATTTCCATTGTATTTTTTTTTGCTGTAAATATTTCTGCACAAATCAGTCCGCCGGGTTTGGGACATGCTAAAACGGCGAGCTGGTTCGCTGCAGGAATAAAGCAAAAGTTGGGTGAAAATTGGGAATCTATGAGTTATTTCGGAATGGGACGAACGGGTGAAACATCACTCAATCCTATAGAAAAACCTTCAATTTTAGTTCTCAATCAGGAGTTTTACAAGCAACTCAAGAACAACTGGAAATATTCTTTTGCTGTAAGTTTCAGAAATCAAAAAGAGAAAAACTCAGCCGATAATAATATTGTTGATCAACAGGAAATTAGATTATATGGTCGATTATCGCACGTCTTTAAAAGTTCAAAACTTAAAGTAACTCCTACTTTCAGACAGGAGTTCAGAAAATTTTTCGCCCCAAAAAGTTTGGAAGATGCCGAATCTTTTGCTTTAAGAAGTCGATTGCGTTTGCAATTTAGCATTGATCTGAATGAAGATTCTTCAAAAAAAATAATTTTAAGTTCCGAACAATTATTTTCAACAGAAAAAAATGCACTTTCAAAAGAATGGAGTGATTTGAAATATCATGAAAGCCGTTTTTTGGCATATTATTCAGTAACTCCAAAACATTCTTCAGTAACTTTTGATATTGGTTATATGAATAATCTGGTAGGAGGAAATCATCCGTATGATGTGAGCTACTTGGCTTTTGATGTAGTTTTTAATGGAAAGAGAAAGAATTAAATGATTGCATTGGCATTCGACTAATTCGTAATTTTCATCCTCACTGAGCCAAACTGTTTTGTGATTATCTGTTTTATTTCTAAATTGCATTATCTCCCGAAAAAGAGAGTGACAATCACAAACAACATTTATGGAGCAGATTATTCCGTTTGAATTACAGATACAACACAATCCTTATTTCAATTATACTTTTTGTTTAAACCAATATCCTTTTCTGCAAAGCATTGCTTTCAGAGAAGTGAGTGAAGATTTTGAAAATCTCAATCTTCAGATTACCTCATCTTTGGGTTTATTTGAAAAATATGATGTCTATATTGATAAAATAAAGCAGAATTCACTGTATAAAATTTCTCTTTTCAACTTTGTTTTTAATAATGTTTTGTTGAAAAGACTTACGGAAAAAGATTTAGACCAGATTAAAATTCGGGTTTTTAAAGACGGAGAATCTATTTATGAAAAAAGTTTCAGCATAGAAGTTCTCCCGATGGATGATTTTGGAGGATTGCAATCGTATCCGCAACTTTTGGCTTCGTATGTTCTTTCAAACAACACTTCTTTATACAAAATTAAAGCTGACGCGATTGATATTTTAGCGAGAAATAAACTTACGCCTTCGTTTGAAGGCTATCAGCAAAAAAGTAAGGAAAGAGTTTTGCAGATGGTTTCGGCAATTTATAAATCTATCCAAAATCTGGAACTGATTTACAGCGCAATGCCGCCAAGTTTTGAAAAGAACGGACAAAGAATCAGGCTTGTAGACACGGTTTTAGAAACAAAGTTTGGGAATTGCATTGATATTTCTCTGCTTTTTGCAGCGTGTCTTGAAGCAATTGATTTAAACCCTTTGATTGTAGTAACAGAAGGTCATGCTTTCGTAGGAGTTTGGTTGGATGATCATCGATTTGACGGAATGGTCAATTTTGATCAGGCCGCCATTTCTAAAAGAATTGCTTCAGGAATTAAAGAAATTGCCTTAATTGAATCTACCAATCTGTGCAAAGGAAGCAACATTTCATTCAAAGATGCAATGAATTCTGCAGAAACTCAATTGATGGATTCTTCAAAATTTCTGCTTTCATTAGACGTCAAAAATGCAAGGTCAGCGGGAATTTCTCCTCTTCCACTTTTGAAAAATGAAAATAATTTGACAGAAGATTTAAAACCTGTTCAAAACTCTGCAAAATTTGATCAGGATTTTGATTTGGGAACACAATATGACGATCTCGAGCTGACCGATTTTTCAAATCTCACCAAACAGAAAGTCTGGGAAAGAAAACTGCTCGATCTTTCGCTTAGAAATAATCTTCTGAATTTGCGGTTTACCAAAAGTATGCTTCAGTTGGTTGATTCTAAAATTAATGTGCTTGAAGACGGTTTAGCCGACGGAAAATCATTTACGATTCTGCCCGACAATAATCAGACTATTCTCAGAAAATATAATCTTTACAGTGAACCTTTACATCAGTCGCAACCGCTTTTCAAACTGGCGGAAGATGAGTTTAAATACAACCGACTTTTAACGTATTATCATCAGGATGACCTCGATAATATTCTTACCAATCTTTACAGAAGTGCAAAATTAGCTGAAGAAGAAAATGGAAAAAGCACATTATATTTAGGAATCGGATTATTGAAATGGTTTGAACCAAAAAATAAAGAAGTTCCAAGACTGGCTCCGATTTTATTGATTCCGGTTGAACTGTCGAGAAAATCTGTAAATTCTAAATTCACACTTCGAAGTCGTGAAGAAGAAACGATGATCAACATTACATTGCTTGAATATCTAAAACAGGAATTCAAACTCAACATCAACAGTCTCGAAAATCTTCCGATGGATGAATCGGGCGTTGATGTTCCGAAAGTTTTGGCAATCATCAGAAATGCGGTACTTAATCTTGAAGGTTGGGATGTTTTGGAACAATTGGTTTTGGGGATTTTTTCCTTTAATAAATTGATTCTTTGGCAGGACATTTCAAAATATTCGGAAGAAATTCAGAAAAGCTCGATTGTAAAAAGCTTGATTGACGGCAAACTTACGGGAACTTTGGAAAGCGTAGAAAATGATGCTCAAAGTTTAGAAAATATTTCAGCTTCAGAATTGGTCTTGCCAATTTCCACTGACAATTCTCAACTGAATGCAGTGAAAAATGCCAATCTCAATAAAAGTTTTATTCTTCACGGACCTCCAGGAACGGGAAAGTCACAGACAATTACCAACATTATTGCCGATGCTTTGGCGAATGATAAAAAAGTACTTTTTGTAGCCGCCAAAAAAGCTGCTTTGGATGTGGTTCATCAACGATTGGAAAATATTGGTTTGGGCGCATTTTGTCTCGAATTGCATTCCAATAAATCTAAAAAATCGGATGTTTTAAAACAATTTGAAAGAACGCTTGAAGTTCCGAAATATAAAATCAATGCCGATTATCATGAAGAGGCAAAACGTCTCGACGAACGCAGAAAAGAGCTTGGAAAATATGTAAATGAATTGCACAAAAAATTCCCTATTGGATGGAGTTTATTTGATACCATTGCCTTTTTGGAAACCAATCATGTAAAAGCGGATGAACGTTTTCATATCAATTTTCCTTTGGAAAGCGCCGATGTTTTCAACTGGAATCAGTGGAAAGACTGGTTGATTCCTTTTGCTTCAATTGTGCAGAAAATCGGGCAGCCTTCTCTTCATGCTTTAAGACCAATTAAAACATCAAGCCATCAGTTTGAAAATAAAAACCTGATACTTTCGGCAATTTTTCAATTTAATGAAAAGAAAAATACGGCTGAACAAGTAAAAAGCCAGTTCAAATTGGATGAAGTTTCCAATTCTGACAGCATAGAAATTCTTGAATATTTAAAAGAAAATCCGGTAAAAGCTGGTTTGGTTGACCTTGTTTTCAATGAAGGTCAGTTGAATTTATTTAAAAACTGGATGACTCAGCAAACGAAGTTTCAACAAACTGAAAATCAAATCACCTCAAGTTTTAATTCATCTATTTTAAATGTAGATTTCGCCTCATTAAAATTATTGTGGAATCAGGCAAAACACACCTGGTTTATACCGAAATGGTTTAAACAAAGGAAAGTGAAACAACAACTGAACGGTTATGCAAAATCAGGAATAGAATCTGATGTGCAGATTGACGGACTTTTTGAAAAGCTTGAAAATTATCAGCAACTTAAAAATCAATTAAACAATCTGCATTACAATGCACTTTCTTCAGTGACTAACCTTTATTTTAATGGAAATTCATTTGATATTTCGGCGATTGAAAAAGATTTAAAAACCATTGAAAATGCAAAAGATTTGGCACAAAAAATTTCAATTCCAAATTTCCCGGAATGGTTAAAAGATATTTCATCAAAACAAAATAATAGTCAGCATATTTCTGAAGTTCTGGAAACTTTGAAAGATTTCCACAATGCAGAAACTCAACTTTTGGAATATGTGGATGAAATTCCAAATGATACAGAACTGCAAACTGTTGTACAGAATATTCATCAGCTGGAAGACTGGATTAATTTTAATGTTTTAAAAGAAAAAGCACAAGATTTAAACCTAAACTGGTTCATCAGTTTCTTAGAAAAAGGCTGGCTCGATACGGAATCTATTGAGCTGGAATTTGAAAAAATCATTCATCTGAATTTATTTATTAAAACCATTTACGGTTCCGGAACTTTGAATGGTTTTGATGCGAATATTTACGAATCTCAGATTCAGCAATATAAAAATCTTCATAAAGAATTTACGGAACTGACCAAAAATCAGTTAACGATGAAACTCAGCGACAGAATTCCTAATTTTTCTCAGGAAGCCGTTCAAAGCTCAGAAATAGGGATTTTGCAAAAAGCCATTCGCAATAAAGGACGAGGTTTGTCCATCAGAAAATTATTTGACCAGATTCCTACTTTAATTCCGAGGTTGAAACCTTGCATGTTGATGAGTCCGATTTCGGTAGCGCAATATTTTGACGTAAATGAAGAGCATTTTGACATTGTGATTTTTGATGAAGCTTCGCAATTACCAACTTCTGAAGCGGTAAGTGCTTTGGCGAGAGCAAAACAGGCGATAATTGTGGGTGATCCGAAACAGATGCCACCGACAAGTTTTTTTGCTTCCCAAAAAGTGGATGAAGAAAATTTCGAGCTTGAAGACTTAGAAAGTATTTTGGATGATTGTTTGGCGCTTTCAATTCCTTCAAATTATTTATTGAGGCATTATCG
Coding sequences within it:
- a CDS encoding DUF3320 domain-containing protein; protein product: MEQIIPFELQIQHNPYFNYTFCLNQYPFLQSIAFREVSEDFENLNLQITSSLGLFEKYDVYIDKIKQNSLYKISLFNFVFNNVLLKRLTEKDLDQIKIRVFKDGESIYEKSFSIEVLPMDDFGGLQSYPQLLASYVLSNNTSLYKIKADAIDILARNKLTPSFEGYQQKSKERVLQMVSAIYKSIQNLELIYSAMPPSFEKNGQRIRLVDTVLETKFGNCIDISLLFAACLEAIDLNPLIVVTEGHAFVGVWLDDHRFDGMVNFDQAAISKRIASGIKEIALIESTNLCKGSNISFKDAMNSAETQLMDSSKFLLSLDVKNARSAGISPLPLLKNENNLTEDLKPVQNSAKFDQDFDLGTQYDDLELTDFSNLTKQKVWERKLLDLSLRNNLLNLRFTKSMLQLVDSKINVLEDGLADGKSFTILPDNNQTILRKYNLYSEPLHQSQPLFKLAEDEFKYNRLLTYYHQDDLDNILTNLYRSAKLAEEENGKSTLYLGIGLLKWFEPKNKEVPRLAPILLIPVELSRKSVNSKFTLRSREEETMINITLLEYLKQEFKLNINSLENLPMDESGVDVPKVLAIIRNAVLNLEGWDVLEQLVLGIFSFNKLILWQDISKYSEEIQKSSIVKSLIDGKLTGTLESVENDAQSLENISASELVLPISTDNSQLNAVKNANLNKSFILHGPPGTGKSQTITNIIADALANDKKVLFVAAKKAALDVVHQRLENIGLGAFCLELHSNKSKKSDVLKQFERTLEVPKYKINADYHEEAKRLDERRKELGKYVNELHKKFPIGWSLFDTIAFLETNHVKADERFHINFPLESADVFNWNQWKDWLIPFASIVQKIGQPSLHALRPIKTSSHQFENKNLILSAIFQFNEKKNTAEQVKSQFKLDEVSNSDSIEILEYLKENPVKAGLVDLVFNEGQLNLFKNWMTQQTKFQQTENQITSSFNSSILNVDFASLKLLWNQAKHTWFIPKWFKQRKVKQQLNGYAKSGIESDVQIDGLFEKLENYQQLKNQLNNLHYNALSSVTNLYFNGNSFDISAIEKDLKTIENAKDLAQKISIPNFPEWLKDISSKQNNSQHISEVLETLKDFHNAETQLLEYVDEIPNDTELQTVVQNIHQLEDWINFNVLKEKAQDLNLNWFISFLEKGWLDTESIELEFEKIIHLNLFIKTIYGSGTLNGFDANIYESQIQQYKNLHKEFTELTKNQLTMKLSDRIPNFSQEAVQSSEIGILQKAIRNKGRGLSIRKLFDQIPTLIPRLKPCMLMSPISVAQYFDVNEEHFDIVIFDEASQLPTSEAVSALARAKQAIIVGDPKQMPPTSFFASQKVDEENFELEDLESILDDCLALSIPSNYLLRHYRSKHESLISFSNAHFYDNKLLTFPSPDDLNRKVTFEFIDGFYDKGKTRTNKNEAEAIIEYIRIHLENKNKKSIGVVTFSQTQQSLIEDLLQKLFQENPHLEEFAINSEEPIFIKNLENVQGDERDIILFSIGYGPDEDGKVSMNFGPLNRDGGWRRLNVAVTRARYEMKVFSSLKGDQIDMNRTSSEGVLGLKNFLNFSEKGLVYHNSNPTVNQQKLMVNSIAKHLEESGLKIKTNIGTSEYKIDIGVINPENENEYLMAILLDSENYFNINTTNDRELLVPNVLKGLGWNVFRIWTLDWIKNKEKIVGKIQAEIEKIKTQVKEKKEEIIELKTSEKVYLSEVSETEKPSKMISYVAAELSPEINANSESIYLFENKPVLLNQIKTIIDTESPISQNALFRKILKLWNTSRAGGKMNTYLLETLNSIPNVQTTESYQKFYWSENLQPQNLDFYRDNSVEKRLIDEIVPEEISVAIMELMHSSLSLNKDELIRAICKTFGFAKVGSQIDSVVNFSVEELIGKGLLKEVDGRIVFK
- a CDS encoding PepSY-like domain-containing protein translates to MKNLILTISILGLSITNISAQDIRQSEVPSVILNHFQKSFPKAADIDWEIKGNYYEVEFETGFLGDDHKILYSRDGKLVRHEEEISKSNLPKTVLASIKRSFNGYRTDDIKKITEGGKVIYNVELKNYSQEWKVVFDEQGRILQKKED
- a CDS encoding DUF2490 domain-containing protein, producing MRKFLVISIVFFFAVNISAQISPPGLGHAKTASWFAAGIKQKLGENWESMSYFGMGRTGETSLNPIEKPSILVLNQEFYKQLKNNWKYSFAVSFRNQKEKNSADNNIVDQQEIRLYGRLSHVFKSSKLKVTPTFRQEFRKFFAPKSLEDAESFALRSRLRLQFSIDLNEDSSKKIILSSEQLFSTEKNALSKEWSDLKYHESRFLAYYSVTPKHSSVTFDIGYMNNLVGGNHPYDVSYLAFDVVFNGKRKN
- a CDS encoding HAEPLYID family protein, whose amino-acid sequence is MKTTKLILTIGVLNILGCFSVFAQTQSKPVKVSHAEPIFQDLVRDLGARKGEKEFNLGADFSSGKNYRENGYLAEYEFAPMNRLGLEVETDFSFFSPKNNATKEQIPGNRLDGLRLSAQYTFFVSEKSQTSLALGYTQVIEFTDFKNYGKGKFITGLVYSPFFIAAKKWGSHIHTLVYTYPMIQHQLGENHTPVDWQINSSVMYSLPNSGHFIGMEVNKEISHGKMLVTLRPQVKIKLDSHFAVGIVTGIPVSHQDESISSFFRLVYEL